From a single Capsicum annuum cultivar UCD-10X-F1 chromosome 12, UCD10Xv1.1, whole genome shotgun sequence genomic region:
- the LOC124889619 gene encoding uncharacterized protein LOC124889619, translated as MVEGISAGENILKIMSVLNELEILGAVIDKECQVKMVLQTLSDSFQQFCLSNNMNNMDLSLVKLLNELQVEVSIIKQQVPPTTLMVKKPSSSTSKPKGKNKRRRNLVRF; from the coding sequence ATGGTTGAAGGAATTTCAGCAGGAGagaatattcttaaaataatgagTGTGTTGAATGAGCTTGAAATTCTTGGTGCGGTTATTGATAAGGAATGTCAAGTTAAGATGGTCCTACAGACTCTGTCAGATAGTTTTCAGCAGTTTTGCTTGAGTAACAACATGAATAATATGGACTTGTCTCTTGTGAAACTGTTGAATGAGCTGCAAGTGGAAGTATCTATCATTAAGCAACAAGTTCCTCCTACGACGTTGATGGTTAAAAAACCTTCATCTTCGACATCTAAgccaaaaggaaaaaataaaagaagaagaaaccttGTAAGGTTCTAG